In a single window of the Pseudodesulfovibrio profundus genome:
- a CDS encoding TRAP transporter small permease: MIDILDKLSTLAARGLTFLAGLFLVGMMALACANMVFRAVLNNPIQGTFEMMGFMGAVVAAFSLAFAQRQKSHIAVGILLTRFPQWVRRSADALSSAASCGFFLLCGMETYKWASFLIMTGELSETLQIVYHPFVFAASAGCFALSFVLLVDTLKTLTAEKVQ; the protein is encoded by the coding sequence ATGATAGACATACTCGACAAATTGAGCACCCTGGCCGCAAGGGGGTTGACCTTCCTTGCCGGACTGTTTCTCGTTGGCATGATGGCGCTGGCATGTGCCAACATGGTCTTCCGGGCGGTCTTGAACAATCCCATTCAGGGGACCTTTGAGATGATGGGCTTCATGGGGGCCGTGGTTGCCGCTTTTTCCCTGGCCTTTGCCCAGCGCCAGAAGTCACACATCGCAGTGGGTATCCTGCTCACCCGCTTTCCCCAATGGGTCAGACGCAGCGCCGATGCTCTCTCGTCGGCGGCATCATGCGGATTTTTCCTGCTCTGCGGCATGGAAACCTATAAATGGGCTTCCTTCCTGATCATGACCGGAGAACTCTCCGAGACCTTGCAGATTGTCTATCACCCATTTGTTTTTGCCGCCTCTGCCGGATGCTTTGCCCTTAGCTTCGTCCTGCTGGTCGACACCTTGAAAACCCTGACTGCCGAAAAGGTACAATAA
- a CDS encoding prenyltransferase, with amino-acid sequence MASWIKAARLPSQTYIFLPLLLGEAVALNHGSGFSISRFVTVHLFGLAIQLYIVFANDYADQETDRNNVTFTPFSGGSRVLVDGDLTPFQILKAARLMALTSIGLGMILGVMAGSIVPIIMAVLGVLLLFLYSYRPVQLSYKGGGELLQMIGVGIVLPVMGYTAFSGRLDSFPWEILFVVLPTQLACAIGTAEPDEPSDRADQKKTIPVLLGPLSRKLVVSLHSLTALQIIWLFTPAPVDGLLLLVLLVASVIGQLFFMRSKAGDVGVLAFTFLSILSTLTSMGILCLFFWP; translated from the coding sequence ATGGCTTCATGGATTAAGGCGGCACGGCTCCCTTCACAGACATACATTTTTCTCCCTCTTTTGCTTGGCGAAGCTGTCGCTTTGAATCATGGGAGTGGGTTTAGCATATCGCGGTTTGTGACAGTTCATCTGTTTGGTCTTGCCATTCAATTGTATATTGTCTTTGCCAATGACTACGCCGATCAGGAAACAGACCGGAACAATGTCACGTTCACTCCCTTCTCGGGCGGATCGCGCGTACTCGTCGATGGGGACTTGACGCCTTTTCAAATCCTGAAGGCGGCCAGACTCATGGCGCTGACAAGTATCGGACTGGGCATGATACTCGGCGTGATGGCAGGATCGATCGTCCCGATCATCATGGCCGTACTTGGTGTCTTGTTGCTGTTTTTGTACAGCTATCGACCAGTGCAGCTCTCATACAAAGGAGGCGGCGAACTGCTCCAGATGATTGGAGTTGGCATTGTCCTGCCTGTCATGGGCTACACGGCTTTTTCCGGCAGATTGGATTCGTTTCCGTGGGAAATATTGTTTGTTGTTCTACCAACGCAACTTGCCTGTGCAATCGGAACAGCTGAACCCGATGAACCTTCGGATCGTGCGGACCAAAAGAAAACCATCCCGGTCCTGCTTGGGCCCTTGTCTCGAAAGTTGGTTGTATCGCTGCACAGCCTCACCGCACTGCAAATCATCTGGCTGTTCACCCCTGCTCCAGTGGACGGTCTTTTGTTGTTGGTTCTTCTTGTTGCGTCTGTCATCGGGCAACTCTTCTTTATGAGAAGCAAAGCGGGTGATGTCGGAGTTCTGGCATTCACTTTTCTTTCCATCCTGTCCACACTGACGAGCATGGGGATTCTTTGCCTGTTCTTTTGGCCATAA
- a CDS encoding ISL3 family transposase: MSTSFIYHAFGLRGYDYVRQDFIAGNIILKVQPKDDLIRCPCCHSRNIIRHGFAERWVQTVPIGFKPVWLVIPVQRVGCRNCGVIRLIDIQIAESRRWYTKAFERYALALAKKMTIQDVADLLGVGWDTIKSIFKRYLFRRFSSPSLGKIKYIAIDEISVRKGQKYLTLVMDLESGAVVFVGEGRSRETLTPFWERLKKTKAKIAAVATDMNAGYISAVMENLPNAAIVFDRFHVVKLMNEKITQIRRQLFRELTSPLERKAVKGTRWILLKNPENLDESRDEKERLDEALRLNKPLATAYYLKEDLRQLWSQPNKATAEKVINDWIARAEASEIRPLQIMARTLASYRFGILAYYDHPISSGPIEGTNNKIKTLKRQAYGYRDTEFFKLRIMGIHEAKYALAG, translated from the coding sequence ATGTCCACGAGTTTCATCTACCACGCGTTCGGCCTGCGAGGCTACGACTACGTTCGGCAGGATTTCATCGCAGGCAACATCATCCTGAAAGTGCAGCCCAAGGATGACTTGATTCGTTGTCCTTGCTGCCATTCCAGAAACATCATTCGCCACGGCTTTGCCGAAAGATGGGTTCAGACTGTGCCCATCGGTTTCAAGCCCGTCTGGCTGGTCATTCCCGTCCAACGGGTAGGATGTCGCAATTGCGGCGTCATTCGTTTGATCGACATTCAGATCGCCGAGTCCAGGCGCTGGTATACGAAAGCCTTTGAGCGATATGCTCTCGCCTTGGCAAAAAAGATGACGATTCAGGATGTTGCCGATCTGCTGGGCGTCGGTTGGGACACCATCAAATCAATCTTCAAGCGCTATCTGTTTCGCCGTTTCTCAAGTCCCAGCCTGGGAAAGATCAAGTATATCGCCATCGACGAAATCAGCGTCCGTAAAGGGCAAAAGTACCTCACGCTGGTCATGGACCTCGAAAGTGGCGCAGTCGTCTTTGTTGGTGAAGGACGAAGTCGAGAAACGCTTACCCCGTTTTGGGAACGTCTCAAGAAGACAAAAGCCAAGATTGCGGCTGTGGCGACGGACATGAACGCAGGCTACATCAGCGCTGTCATGGAGAACTTGCCGAATGCGGCTATCGTGTTTGACCGGTTTCATGTGGTCAAGCTGATGAACGAGAAAATCACGCAGATCCGCCGCCAGCTCTTTCGGGAACTCACCTCGCCACTTGAAAGGAAAGCGGTCAAAGGAACTCGATGGATTCTTCTGAAAAACCCCGAAAATCTGGATGAAAGCCGTGATGAAAAGGAGCGCTTGGATGAAGCGTTGCGGCTGAACAAACCTCTGGCGACAGCCTACTATCTGAAAGAGGATTTGCGGCAACTCTGGTCCCAGCCGAACAAGGCGACGGCAGAGAAAGTCATCAACGACTGGATCGCCAGAGCCGAAGCCTCGGAGATACGCCCTTTGCAGATCATGGCGAGGACGCTTGCCTCGTATCGTTTCGGCATTCTTGCCTATTACGACCATCCCATCTCATCAGGCCCAATCGAGGGAACCAACAACAAGATCAAGACGCTGAAACGACAAGCCTACGGATATCGGGATACCGAGTTCTTCAAGCTCAGGATCATGGGAATTCACGAAGCGAAGTACGCTTTAGCCGGATGA
- a CDS encoding IS1595 family transposase, translating into MRKSRLSKDKQLRLIEHFVAGTTARCAADLVGVNVKTAAYYFHRLREIIAVEESCEGMDFGEFEVDESYFGGKRKGKRGRGAAGKVPVFGILKRGGKVYTQVIPDAKGKTLLPIIQERIQPDSVVYSDCWYGYNVLDVSAFKHFRINHSKLFADSHNHINGIENFWNQAKRHMRKFNGIPTKHFSLFLKECEWRFNNSNPRSQFKQLKQWVRRHMG; encoded by the coding sequence ATGCGAAAAAGTCGTTTGAGCAAGGACAAGCAGCTTCGTTTAATCGAACATTTTGTGGCTGGCACGACAGCTCGTTGCGCTGCCGATCTGGTTGGTGTGAACGTCAAAACAGCCGCCTATTACTTTCACCGGCTCCGGGAAATCATAGCGGTAGAAGAGTCCTGTGAAGGGATGGATTTTGGCGAATTTGAGGTCGATGAGAGCTACTTCGGTGGCAAGCGAAAGGGCAAAAGAGGACGTGGGGCGGCTGGTAAGGTTCCTGTTTTTGGAATCCTTAAAAGGGGCGGGAAGGTCTATACACAGGTGATTCCTGATGCGAAAGGTAAAACCTTGCTTCCCATTATTCAGGAAAGAATCCAGCCAGACAGTGTGGTTTACTCGGACTGCTGGTATGGCTACAATGTCCTTGATGTGTCAGCGTTCAAACACTTCCGAATCAACCACTCGAAGCTGTTTGCAGATAGCCACAACCACATCAATGGAATCGAGAATTTTTGGAACCAGGCCAAACGCCATATGAGGAAATTCAACGGCATTCCAACCAAGCATTTTTCTCTGTTTTTAAAGGAATGCGAGTGGCGTTTTAATAACAGCAATCCGCGAAGCCAGTTTAAACAACTGAAACAGTGGGTTAGAAGACATATGGGCTAG
- a CDS encoding RsmB/NOP family class I SAM-dependent RNA methyltransferase, which produces MTNHFRTFRLVCDEKSVGTVEALLAAQGFSFEPEPFYPMARKLTHEPFPLGESIAARFGRIYIQDRSSMLPPLLLAPPEGAAVLDMCSAPGSKTSLLSRLVGRNGFVFGSEPSPDRLGTLRANLRRTGSVNTATARSMAQDLPFADASWDYIQLDPPCSGWGTVDKNPKVMELWSESKTAPLVSLQKTLLKKATDLLTAGGTVLYSTCTTNIEENEEQVQWALSELDLELEPLTPPPGFVFGDPMLPGMEGVLRVDERSAGQGFFLARFRKKGEDSADSSDGEQKIVLPGRRVRLDRLNGADGLDLGKLPPGQAYDFGGKVYFLHEEALSRVPSSVRWQGALLGKIAGKGERTKFRPDGMARVLLPSLDACSENDALNVDDPKLIEQLLTGQSVSFVKGTTPVGLYFRGLPLCWLSRKGKRVMMASK; this is translated from the coding sequence ATGACAAACCATTTTCGTACGTTTCGTCTTGTGTGTGATGAAAAATCCGTCGGCACAGTCGAAGCGCTTCTTGCTGCACAGGGATTTTCGTTTGAGCCGGAGCCGTTTTACCCCATGGCCCGCAAGTTGACCCACGAGCCGTTCCCTCTGGGAGAGAGCATTGCTGCGCGGTTCGGGCGTATATACATTCAAGATCGATCCTCCATGCTGCCGCCATTGTTGCTCGCGCCTCCCGAAGGTGCGGCGGTTCTCGATATGTGTTCTGCTCCCGGTAGCAAGACAAGCCTGCTGTCACGCCTGGTCGGGCGAAACGGCTTTGTCTTCGGCTCCGAACCATCTCCTGACAGGCTTGGGACACTCCGTGCCAACCTGCGGCGAACCGGTTCGGTTAATACGGCCACGGCACGATCCATGGCCCAGGACCTCCCTTTTGCTGATGCGTCATGGGATTATATCCAGCTCGATCCACCCTGTAGTGGATGGGGGACCGTGGATAAAAATCCCAAGGTCATGGAATTGTGGTCCGAGTCAAAGACTGCGCCGCTTGTTTCATTGCAAAAGACGCTCCTGAAAAAGGCGACGGACTTGCTCACGGCAGGCGGAACCGTTTTGTACTCCACGTGTACTACTAATATAGAAGAGAACGAAGAACAGGTTCAGTGGGCCCTTTCCGAGCTTGACCTAGAACTTGAGCCATTGACACCCCCTCCGGGTTTTGTCTTTGGTGACCCCATGCTTCCTGGTATGGAAGGCGTTTTGCGGGTGGACGAACGCTCTGCCGGGCAAGGTTTCTTTTTGGCGCGCTTCCGTAAAAAGGGAGAAGACAGCGCAGATTCGAGCGATGGTGAGCAAAAAATAGTGCTTCCGGGGCGTCGAGTACGACTCGACAGATTGAATGGGGCCGATGGCCTTGACCTTGGCAAGTTGCCTCCCGGGCAAGCCTACGACTTTGGCGGCAAGGTGTATTTTCTGCATGAAGAGGCGCTGTCGAGGGTTCCATCATCCGTAAGGTGGCAGGGAGCATTGTTGGGAAAAATAGCCGGAAAAGGGGAACGTACCAAGTTCCGTCCGGACGGCATGGCTCGTGTCTTGTTGCCGTCGCTTGATGCATGCTCGGAAAACGATGCGCTAAATGTCGATGATCCCAAATTAATTGAGCAGCTTCTTACCGGTCAGAGTGTTTCTTTCGTCAAAGGAACAACCCCTGTTGGGCTATATTTTCGAGGTCTCCCCCTTTGTTGGTTATCTCGCAAAGGGAAACGCGTTATGATGGCCTCAAAATAG
- a CDS encoding TRAP transporter substrate-binding protein produces the protein MKRLLTAMTVLALVCLTSAVAMAGTTLTYANFPPAQTFPCVQMERWKTEVEKRTEGAVSVQTFPGSTLLGPKNMMRGVMTGQADIGCLSLAYYPGVYPAMSVVNLPVAFTSTEVASLVMWDIFVKYQPKEMKNVKVLTMFTSAPSHVMSKKPIKTLADLEGLELRASGTILQILQNLGAQGVGMPMSQTPEALQKGVVNGLVSSFDVLKDMNFAEICRYETITNLPVYPFAVVMNKARFDSLPEDVKKTLDDLGREQAAWTGRYLDDYTSQALAWSKEKYQVEVLELTDAEHAEIKTKSADLVEAWKEQATKAGYDADALLADMLALKAKYEAEIGN, from the coding sequence ATGAAAAGACTGCTGACCGCCATGACCGTCCTGGCGCTCGTCTGCCTGACAAGTGCTGTCGCCATGGCCGGAACAACACTGACCTACGCCAACTTCCCGCCCGCGCAGACCTTCCCCTGTGTTCAGATGGAGCGCTGGAAAACTGAAGTGGAGAAACGCACCGAAGGCGCAGTCTCCGTCCAGACATTTCCCGGTTCCACTCTGCTCGGCCCCAAAAACATGATGCGTGGCGTCATGACCGGTCAGGCCGACATCGGTTGTCTGAGCCTTGCTTACTACCCCGGCGTCTACCCGGCCATGTCCGTGGTCAACCTGCCGGTGGCTTTCACTTCCACGGAAGTGGCATCCCTGGTCATGTGGGATATCTTTGTCAAATACCAGCCCAAGGAAATGAAGAACGTCAAGGTCCTGACCATGTTCACTTCGGCTCCTTCTCACGTCATGAGCAAAAAGCCGATCAAAACCCTGGCCGACCTCGAAGGTCTGGAGCTGCGCGCATCCGGCACCATTTTGCAGATTCTGCAGAATCTCGGCGCACAGGGAGTGGGCATGCCCATGTCCCAGACCCCCGAAGCATTGCAGAAAGGCGTGGTCAATGGACTGGTGTCCTCCTTTGACGTTCTCAAGGACATGAATTTCGCTGAAATCTGCCGCTACGAGACCATCACCAACCTGCCCGTCTATCCGTTTGCCGTTGTCATGAACAAGGCGCGGTTTGACTCTTTGCCCGAAGACGTCAAGAAGACCCTCGACGATCTCGGTCGCGAGCAGGCTGCATGGACCGGACGCTATCTGGACGACTACACCAGTCAGGCTCTTGCCTGGTCTAAAGAGAAATACCAGGTTGAAGTATTGGAACTGACCGACGCAGAACATGCCGAGATCAAGACCAAGAGCGCTGACCTGGTTGAAGCATGGAAAGAACAGGCCACCAAGGCTGGCTACGATGCCGACGCCCTGCTGGCTGACATGCTCGCTCTCAAGGCAAAATACGAAGCCGAAATCGGCAATTAA
- a CDS encoding GNAT family N-acetyltransferase → MVSVRLAVESDLEPFLGLAREVEPLFGPMVDNPDFVEGVKGAIKNGQVICVVDKPYSQVIGACVIDSESRTILWLAVTEKSRGNGAGAMLVAAALERLGEGDPVQVTTFSEDMAESISARKLYDSFGFKEVKAGEVNPAGYATVVMERPE, encoded by the coding sequence ATGGTGTCAGTTCGTTTAGCAGTGGAGAGCGATTTGGAGCCGTTTCTGGGGCTTGCGCGAGAAGTGGAGCCGCTTTTTGGGCCCATGGTTGATAACCCCGACTTTGTTGAGGGAGTCAAAGGCGCTATCAAAAACGGCCAGGTGATTTGTGTTGTCGACAAGCCGTATTCTCAAGTCATTGGAGCATGCGTTATCGATTCTGAATCGAGGACAATCCTCTGGCTGGCTGTGACTGAGAAGTCCCGTGGCAACGGTGCCGGGGCGATGTTGGTCGCTGCCGCATTGGAGCGATTGGGTGAGGGAGATCCAGTGCAAGTGACGACCTTTAGTGAAGACATGGCTGAGTCTATCTCTGCCCGTAAGCTCTATGACAGCTTTGGTTTCAAGGAGGTCAAAGCGGGTGAGGTAAATCCTGCCGGGTATGCCACGGTTGTGATGGAACGACCTGAATAG
- a CDS encoding FG-GAP-like repeat-containing protein produces the protein MFNKRFAVALAALVAVILFAGPALAQTAKKYAVMPFTYAGPKKYSYFPKAFQASLNNDLEWSGRVVPADDSVVNNIKAPESTGEAINSLRSSGLDYVITGSIAIIDKSANLSINAVAADGSTWEKSSQMGIDEITPWLDEQSKAIQGDLFKRPGYSTAAAISSQTDIQDGVGESPVEVNSAFISADDRYQTDTLNPQFRYEGGTETIGRWRSQTLRYYSTSMVVEDADGDGNNEIFILHSKGIAAYRYNQGQLKLLDNMDMTPNTSFIRLEATDLDRDNVPELIVASYQMIYKKAQHAPEGRVRSHVLSFKNGKFEYLVKDYRKFLGVLRIPPMYSPILVAQDKGSRDFFDPKIEEAYLKDGDIVTGNRISRPEFANIYNMAYLPDGMGFKYVVIDDFHKMRVYGQTLEQLSITDMDTYNTSGIGLEYSERPLGLGGGSMDEMISTYNVPFRMITARLSTKDKYELLVNKDLSIASQVFERFKYFSQGEIHSLVWDGVGMNLAWKTRRIKGQVSDVYLADINNDGEKQLCVLLNTFPGGLGFKKRKTVVLAYDLNM, from the coding sequence ATGTTCAATAAACGATTTGCCGTGGCTCTGGCTGCTTTGGTGGCAGTAATCCTGTTTGCCGGTCCGGCACTGGCACAAACGGCGAAAAAGTACGCTGTCATGCCGTTCACGTACGCTGGCCCGAAGAAATATTCCTATTTCCCCAAGGCATTTCAGGCGAGCCTGAACAACGACCTGGAGTGGTCCGGGCGCGTTGTCCCGGCAGACGATAGCGTCGTCAACAATATCAAGGCACCCGAAAGCACCGGCGAGGCGATCAATTCCCTTCGTTCCTCCGGCCTCGATTACGTCATCACCGGCTCCATCGCCATCATAGACAAGTCGGCCAACCTCTCCATCAACGCCGTTGCAGCCGATGGCTCCACCTGGGAAAAAAGCTCGCAGATGGGCATTGATGAGATCACCCCCTGGCTCGATGAACAGAGCAAGGCCATTCAGGGCGACCTGTTCAAACGCCCAGGCTACAGCACAGCAGCCGCCATCAGCTCTCAGACCGACATTCAGGACGGAGTCGGCGAATCACCTGTTGAAGTCAACTCTGCCTTCATCAGCGCGGATGACCGCTACCAGACCGATACGCTCAACCCGCAGTTCCGTTACGAAGGCGGCACCGAAACCATTGGCAGATGGCGCAGCCAGACCCTCCGTTATTACTCCACAAGCATGGTGGTGGAAGATGCTGACGGCGACGGCAATAACGAAATCTTCATTCTGCACAGCAAAGGTATCGCCGCCTACCGTTACAATCAGGGTCAACTCAAGTTGCTGGACAACATGGACATGACCCCGAACACCAGCTTCATTCGTCTGGAAGCAACGGATCTGGACCGGGACAACGTCCCTGAGCTGATTGTTGCCAGCTATCAGATGATCTACAAAAAAGCCCAGCACGCTCCCGAAGGCAGAGTCCGTTCGCACGTCCTGAGCTTCAAGAACGGAAAATTCGAATATCTGGTGAAAGACTACAGGAAATTCCTCGGCGTACTGCGCATTCCGCCCATGTACTCGCCGATTCTCGTTGCCCAGGACAAAGGTTCCCGCGATTTCTTTGATCCAAAGATCGAGGAAGCCTACCTGAAGGATGGCGACATCGTAACCGGCAACCGTATCAGCCGCCCAGAATTCGCCAATATCTACAACATGGCCTACCTGCCCGACGGCATGGGCTTCAAATACGTTGTCATTGATGATTTCCACAAGATGCGCGTATACGGCCAGACCCTTGAGCAGTTGTCCATTACGGATATGGACACCTACAACACCTCCGGCATCGGTCTCGAATACAGCGAACGTCCGCTGGGACTTGGCGGTGGCTCAATGGACGAAATGATCAGCACGTACAACGTGCCGTTCCGCATGATCACTGCCCGCCTCAGCACAAAGGACAAGTACGAACTGCTCGTCAACAAGGACCTCTCCATCGCGTCGCAGGTCTTTGAGCGCTTCAAGTACTTCTCCCAGGGTGAGATTCACTCTCTGGTATGGGATGGCGTCGGCATGAACCTGGCCTGGAAGACCCGTCGCATCAAGGGACAGGTCTCTGACGTCTATCTTGCAGACATCAACAATGATGGCGAGAAGCAGTTATGCGTTCTGCTGAACACCTTCCCGGGTGGACTCGGATTCAAGAAACGCAAAACCGTCGTATTGGCTTACGACCTGAACATGTAA